A genomic stretch from Nocardia wallacei includes:
- a CDS encoding TetR/AcrR family transcriptional regulator has translation MPSKVEGARRRPSQERAKATRDRILDTAARLFGQRGIAATSTNRIAAEAGVSIGTVYRYFSDRAVMVDELLERMLGDIEARFVQRVLDRPDEPFAETMRAVLEVVAEDLVARAGLVRALVAGLQYYSSGLPEFEPRLRGVVKTLLIRTLGPGDDHTYEVMSLVVLNTSFAAVVRVAVSDMDPHQRAEALDMTARVLAALLVSESTAIAG, from the coding sequence CCCGTGACCGGATCCTGGATACGGCAGCGCGGTTGTTCGGTCAGCGGGGGATCGCCGCGACGTCGACGAATCGGATCGCGGCCGAGGCGGGCGTCAGTATCGGCACCGTGTACCGGTATTTCTCCGACCGGGCGGTAATGGTCGACGAACTGCTCGAACGGATGCTGGGAGACATCGAGGCGCGTTTCGTGCAGCGAGTGCTCGACCGACCGGACGAACCCTTCGCCGAGACGATGCGCGCGGTATTGGAGGTTGTCGCCGAGGATCTCGTCGCGCGGGCCGGGCTGGTGCGGGCGCTGGTCGCGGGCCTGCAGTACTACAGCAGCGGCTTGCCCGAATTCGAGCCACGGCTACGCGGCGTGGTCAAGACACTGCTGATCCGAACCCTCGGTCCGGGCGACGACCACACCTACGAGGTGATGAGCCTGGTCGTACTCAACACATCTTTCGCCGCCGTGGTCCGCGTGGCGGTCTCGGACATGGACCCGCACCAGCGCGCGGAAGCACTCGACATGACCGCGCGAGTACTCGCCGCGCTGCTGGTCAGCGAATCCACCGCCATTGCGGGATGA